The Zingiber officinale cultivar Zhangliang chromosome 10A, Zo_v1.1, whole genome shotgun sequence genome contains a region encoding:
- the LOC122028092 gene encoding cytochrome P450 78A5-like: MDSLSVLDSYLHLVFLPTSAALPSMAAVIAVALAVLWFHPGGLAWALSRTGRSIPGPHGVVLALSGSLAHRVLAALARSLQAADLMAFSVGLTRFVLASQPETAREILNSSAFADRPVKESAYELLFHRAIGFAPFGEYWRKLRRISATYLFSPMRIASFEQHRIEIGQKMILDIMTSMDSNEVIGMRKILHFASLNNIVMSVFGQRFDFGNGEGAELEELVKEGYELLGAFNWSDHFPLLRWMDPQGIRKRCRRLVDRVNNFVGRIIEKHRRRRVDGVVSNDVTGDSFVDVLLKLQKEESLCDSDMIAVLWEMIFRGTDTVAILLEWIMARMVLHPDIQRKAQSEIDGVVGSSRRPISDSDVPRLPYLQSIVKETLRLHPPGPLLSWARLAIHDTHVGDHFVPAGTTAMVNMYAITHDESVWDAPETFKPERFIEESVSVLGVDLRLAPFGSGRRVCPGKALALATVHLWVAQLLQRFDWIPAGENGVDLTECLKMSMEMKNPLVCRALPRSE; this comes from the exons ATGGATTCGCTCTCCGTCCTCGACTCCTATTTGCACCTCGTCTTCCTGCCGACGTCGGCGGCGCTCCCTTCAATGGCCGCAGTCATCGCCGTCGCCCTCGCGGTTCTCTGGTTCCACCCAGGCGGCCTCGCGTGGGCTCTGTCCAGGACTGGCCGATCCATACCTGGCCCCCACGGCGTAGTCCTTGCCCTCTCAGGCTCCCTGGCGCACCGCGTCCTCGCCGCGCTCGCTCGCTCCCTCCAAGCCGCCGACTTGATGGCCTTCTCCGTCGGCCTCACCCGCTTCGTCCTCGCGAGCCAACCCGAAACCGCCCGCGAGATCCTCAATAGCTCTGCCTTCGCGGACCGCCCAGTCAAGGAATCCGCCTACGAGCTCCTATTCCACAGAGCGATCGGCTTCGCACCCTTCGGTGAGTACTGGCGCAAACTCAGAAGGATCTCCGCCACCTACTTGTTCAGCCCCATGAGAATCGCCTCCTTCGAGCAGCACCGGATAGAGATCGGGCAGAAAATGATCCTGGACATAATGACGAGCATGGACTCGAATGAGGTCATCGGTATGAGGAAAATTCTCCACTTTGCTTCTCTTAACAACATTGTAATGAGCGTTTTCGGCCAAAGATTCGATTTTGGCAACGGAGAGGGCGCGGAATTGGAAGAACTTGTCAAGGAAGGGTACGAGCTTCTCGGTGCCTTCAACTGGAGCGACCATTTTCCTCTGTTGAGGTGGATGGATCCTCAGGGCATCAGGAAGAGATGCAGGAGATTAGTGGACAGGGTCAATAACTTCGTCGGAAGAATCATAGAAAAGCACCGTCGAAGGAGGGTCGATGGGGTTGTGTCCAATGATGTAACTGGCGATTCCTTCGTGGATGTGCTGCTAAAGTTGCAGAAAGAAGAGAGTCTCTGTGATTCCGATATGATCGCTGTCCTCTGG GAAATGATCTTTCGAGGAACGGACACTGTGGCCATCCTCCTCGAATGGATCATGGCGAGAATGGTCCTGCACCCGGATATACAACGCAAGGCCCAATCGGAGATCGACGGCGTCGTTGGCTCCTCGCGCCGGCCAATCTCCGACTCCGACGTACCTCGCCTCCCCTATCTCCAGTCCATCGTGAAGGAAACCCTGCGGCTGCACCCGCCGGGTCCCCTGCTCTCCTGGGCGCGCCTCGCTATCCACGACACCCACGTCGGCGACCACTTCGTCCCTGCCGGCACCACCGCCATGGTGAACATGTACGCGATCACCCACGACGAGAGCGTGTGGGACGCCCCCGAAACCTTCAAGCCGGAGCGATTCATAGAGGAGAGCGTGAGCGTTCTGGGGGTTGACCTGAGGCTGGCGCCATTCGGGTCCGGCAGGAGGGTGTGCCCGGGGAAGGCCCTGGCTCTGGCCACCGTCCACCTGTGGGTGGCACAGCTGCTTCAGCGCTTTGATTGGATCCCTGCCGGCGAGAATGGAGTGGACTTGACCGAGTGCTTGAAGATGTCCATGGAGATGAAGAACCCTCTCGTTTGCAGAGCCTTGCCAAGATCCGAATGA
- the LOC122027020 gene encoding pentatricopeptide repeat-containing protein At4g18975, chloroplastic-like, with product MLDKWSAFETEFPVIAAAKALEILQSRRKWLQIIQVTKWLLSKGQVLTMGTFDTLLLAFDMDGRVDEAESVWKIILQTNTRSVSKRLFSRMIAFYDHLHHPDKILEDSQLILSQLLNCICVFC from the exons ATGTTGGACAAGTGGAGTGCTTTTGAAACTGAATTTCCTGTTATTGCTGCTGCAAAAGCCTTGGAAATTCTACAAAGTCGAAGAAAGTGGCTTCAAATCATTCAG GTTACCAAGTGGTTGTTGAGCAAAGGCCAAGTACTTACAATGGGAACATTTGACACATTGCTCTTGGCATTTGATATGGATGGGAGAGTGGATGAAGCTGAATCCGTATGGAAAATCATTTTACAAACAAACACTCGTTCAGTCTCCAAAAGGTTGTTTTCAAGGATGATTGCTTTCTACGACCATCTTCACCATCCTGATAAAATTTTGGAGGATTCACAGCTAATTCTTTCTCAGCTTCTCAACTGCATTTGTGTCTTTTGCTGA
- the LOC122027021 gene encoding 40S ribosomal protein S19 has protein sequence MENNVSKTVKDVSPHEFVKAYSAHLKRSGKMELPEWTDIVKTGRFKELAPYDPDWYYIRAASMARKIYLSQGIGVGGFQKIYGGRKRNGSRPPHFCKSSGAIARNILQQLERMGIIEINPKGGRKITSQGQRDLDQVAGRV, from the exons ATGGAGAACAACGTCTCAAAGACCGTCAAGGACGTCTCACCCCATGAATTTGTCAAGGCGTACTCCGCCCATTTGAAGAGATCCGGCAAG ATGGAACTTCCTGAATGGACAGACATTGTGAAGACTGGAAGATTCAAGGAACTTGCTCCGTACGATCCGGATTGGTACTACATCAGAGCTG CGTCAATGGCAAGAAAGATATACCTGAGTCAGGGAATTGGAGTAGGTGGTTTTCAGAAGATCTATGGGGGTCGCAAGAGGAATGGAAGCCGCCCACCACATTTCTGTAAAAGCAGCGGGGCAATTGCCCGTAATATTTTGCAACAATTGGAGAGGATGGGCATTATCGAAATTAACCCTAAAGG TGGAAGGAAGATTACTTCTCAAGGGCAGAGGGACCTTGATCAAGTAGCCGGACGTGTCTAG